DNA from Corynebacterium stationis:
GCGCGGTATTACCATTACCTCCGCTGCTGTTACCTGTTTCTGGGAAGGCAACCAGGTCAACATCATTGACACCCCGGGTCACGTTGACTTCACCGTTGAGGTTGAGCGTTCCCTGCGTGTTCTCGATGGCGCAATTGCTGTTTTCGACGGCAAGGAAGGCGTTGAGCCACAGTCCGAGCAGGTTTGGCGTCAGGCTGCGAAGTACGACGTTCCACGTATCTGCTTCGTTAACAAGATGGACAAGATGGGTGCAGACTTCTACTACACCGTCGGCACCATCGTTGACCGCCTGGGCGCAAAGCCATTGGTTATGCAGCTGCCAATCGGCGCTGAAGATGACTTCGACGGCGTTGTTGACTTGCTCGAAATGAAGGCTCTCATGTGGCCTGGCAAGGTTGAGATCGGCACCGAAGCTACCGTTGCTGAGATCCCAGCTGACCTGGTTGACCGTGCCAACGAGTACCGCGAGAAGCTCGTTGAGACCGTTGCTGAGTCTGATGAAGAACTCATGGAGAAGTACTTCGCTGGCGAAGAGATCACCATCCCTGAGCTCAAGGCAGCTATCCGTAAGCTGGTTGTTAACTCTGAGATCTACCCTGTGTACTGTGGTACCGCGTACCGCAACAAGGGCATCCAACCACTGCTCGACGCAGTCATTGACTACCTACCAAACCCACTCGATGTGGGCGAGGTTCACGGCCACGCTGTCGGCAATGAGGATGAGGAACTGGTTCGTAAGCCATCCATCGACTCCCCATTCTCCGGCTTGGCTTTCAAGCTTGCTGCGCACCCATTCTTCGGTCAGCTGATCTTCGTCCGCGTTTACTCGGGCAAGGTCACCCCAGGTGATGAAGTACAAAACACCACCAAGGGCAAGAAGGAACGCATTGGTAAGCTGTTCCAGATGCACGCCAACAAGGAAAACCCTGTTGAAGAGGCAGTAGCTGGTAACATCTACGCCATCATCGGCCTGAAGGACACCACCACTGGTGACACCCTGTCCGACCGTGCAAACCCAATCATCCTGGAGTCCATGGACTTCCCTGATCCAGTTATCAAGGTTTCCATCGAGCCAAAGACCAAGGCTGACCAGGAGAAGCTGGGTACCGCTATTCAGAAGCTTGCTGCTGAGGACCCAACCTTCACCGTTGAATTGGATGAAGAGTCCGGCCAGACCGTTATCGGCGGCATGGGCGAGCTGCACTTGGACGTTCTTGTTGACCGCATGAAGCGCGAATACAAGGTCGAAGCGAACATTGGTAACCCACAGGTTGCTTACCGCGAGACCATCCGCAAGTCTGTTGAGTCTTTGGACTACACCCACAAGAAGCAGACCGGTGGTTCTGGTCAGTTCGCTAAGGTTATCGTCACCATCGAGCCTTACAACCCAGATCCAGCTGAGCTGGAAGAGGGCGAGTCCGCAACTTACAAGTTCGAAAACGCTGTTACCGGTGGCCGTATTCCTCGCGAATACATCCCATCCGTCGACGCTGGTATCCAGGATGCAATGCAGTACGGCTACCTGGCGGGCTTCCCACTGGTTAACGTCAAGGCAACCCTGGAAGACGGCGCTTACCACGACGTTGACTCCTCGGAAATGGCCTTCAAGTTGGCTGGTTCCCAGGTTCTGAAGGAAGCTGTTGCTAAGGCAAAGCCAGTCCTTCTGGAGCCTGTCATGGCAGTAGAGGTCACCACCCCTGAGGAATTCATGGGCGATGTTATCGGTGACATCAACTCCCGTCGTGGCCAGGTTAACGCCATGGAAGACCGCGCTGGTGCCAAGCTGGTTAAGGCTAAGGTCCCATTGTCTGAGATGTTCGGCTACGTAGGCGACCTGCGTTCCCGCACTCAGGGCCGTGCAAACTACTCGATGGTCTTCGACTCCTACGCTGAGGTTCCATCCTCCGTTGCTCAGGAGATCATCGAAGAGCGCACCGGCGCTAAGTAAGCTACCTGCTTACCAGGCTGTCTGACTAAGGCTGGGTTGGTTCTTCGCCAGTTGAACCGACCTTAAGTCCAGGCGGCATACTGGGAGGGTAGGGGTCACGCTGAATTAGCAGGTCACATCCTGTTGCTTGAGCTGGCCGTTACCCTCCTAGGATCCGAGATGATTCTTGTAGAGGACTAACGTCCGCACAAATCTTCCGCGGGATGCTCAAATCACCTTTAGCTGGTTTGAAAAATCCGTGGCATAAATCTAGGATCGTGTAACTGGCACGAAAAGAAAGCGTCATCGGCGCTTGGGAACATCTTTTTAAGATATTCCTCAAGTGCCGTGACATCTGTCAACCACGTGGCTGCGAGAGTCGTAGTCACAATGAAGTCCAGGAGGACATACAGTGGCAAAGGCTAAGTTTGAGCGTTCGAAGCCGCACGTAAACATCGGCACCATCGGACACGTCGACCACGGTAAGACCACCACGACCGCAGCAATCACCAAGGTACTGGCAGACCAGTACCCTGAGGAGAACGAAGCGTTCGCTTACGACATGATCGATAAGGCTCCTGAGGAGAAGGAGCGTGGTATTACCATTAACATCTCCCACGTTGAGTACTCCACCCCTAAGCGCCACTACGCACACGTAGACGCTCCAGGCCACGCCGACTACATCAAGAACATGATTACCGGTGCTGCTCAGATGGACGGCGCTATCTTGGTTGTTGCTGCAACCGACGGCCCAATGCCACAGACCCGTGAGCACGTTCTTCTTGCTCGCCAGGTTGGCGTTCCTTACATCCTCGTTGCACTGAATAAGTGTGACATGGTTGACGATGAGGAAATCATCGAGCTCGTTGAGATGGAAGTTCGTGAACTTCTGGCTGAGCAGGAGTTCGACGAGGAAGCTCCTATCGTTCACATTTCCGCTCTGGGCGCCCTGAACGGCGAAGAGAAGTGGGTACAGTCCATCGTTGACCTGATGCAGGCTTGCGATGACTCCATCCCAGACCCAGTTCGTGAAACCGATAAGCCATTCCTGATGCCTATCGAGGACATCTTCACCATTACCGGTCGTGGCACCGTTGTTACCGGTCGTGTTGAGCGTGGTCAGCTGAACGTCAACGAAGACATCGAGATCATCGGTATCCAGGAGAAGTCCCTCTCCACCACCGTTACCGGTATCGAGATGTTCCGTAAGATGATGGACTACACCGAGGCTGGCGACAACTGTGGTCTGCTTCTGCGTGGTACCAAGCGTGAAGAGGTTGAGCGCGGTCAGGTTGCTATTAAGCCAGGCGCTTACACCCCTCACCGCAAGTTCGAGGGCTCCGTCTACGTCCTGAAGAAGGAAGAGGGCGGCCGCCACACCCCATTCATGGACAACTACCGTCCACAGTTCTACTTCCGCACCACCGACGTTACCGGTGTTGTGAAGTTGCCTGAGGGTGTCGAGATGGTCATGCCTGGCGACAACGTCGACATGTCTGTTGAGCTCATCCAGCCAGTTGCTATGGACGAGGGCCTGCGCTTCGCTATCCGCGAAGGCTCCCGTACCGTTGGTGCTGGTCGTGTGACCAAGGTTGTTGAGTAAATCTTTACTCTCTAACTAACGCATAATCCGCTTTCTTCCTCCGGGAAGAAAGCGGATTTCGCTGTTTTACCTACTTGCCTAGCTTCAGCTCGTCGTCGCACCACGGTGTAGGTCGCACCACGGGGTAGTCGGGCTTAGCATGGCAGCCAAGCCCGTCAGCCCGGTAGCCGAGCTGCGGCACGCCTAGCCTGAGGTGCGTAGACCTGTCGCAAGCCCGTTCATGGTCACCTGGATGGTCTTAGAGACCAAGAATGTATCCTCGCCCGCGCGGTAGCGGCGCAGCAACTCAATCTGGATGGCGTTGAGCGGCAGTAAGTATGGATAGCGTCGCTGTACTGAACGCTCCAAACGCTCATTACCAGCCATGAGCGAATCATGACCAGTGATGCGGAAGAATACCTCTTTGGTTAATTCGTATTCGTCCAGGATGGTGTTAAACACGCGCTGGGATACGGCGGAATCATCGACAAGCGTGGAGTAGATCTGTGCGAGATTCATCGACGCTTTCCCCATGACCTGCGCCATGTTGTCGAGCACGGAACGAAAGAACGGCCATGCCTGATAAAGCTTGCGCAAATCTTGCCAGCGGGTCTCGTCTTCGCCAGCCCAGCGCATGATGCCTGTGCCCACTCCGAACCAGCCCGGCAGGTTAACGCGCGACTGCGACCATGACAGGACCCATGGAATCGCGCGCAAGTCACCGATGGATTCGGTCTGCTTGCGAGCAGTTGGGCGTGATCCCATATTGAGGTCGCCAATTTCGTGCAATGGCGTGGATTGCGTGAAGTAGTCGATAAACCCGGAGTCATCGCGCACCAATTGCGCATATTTCTCACCGGCCAGCGAGGCGATATCCCGCATGATGCCATAGGCGCGTTCAGGCTCTTTTAGCTTTTCAGTATCCAGTAGAGAGGCTTCTAGCGTGCCCGCGACAAAAGCTTCCAGGTGGCGGCGCGCGGTACTCGCTGTGCCGTAGCGGGCAGAGATGACCTCACCTTGCTCGGTAATACGCACGCTGCCCCGGACCGCACCTTCAGGCTGGGCCAAGATGGCATCGTACGTCGGCCCGCCACCGCGACCCACAGCACCGCCGCGGCCATGTGAAAAGCGCAACCCGATGCCGTGCGTATCGCAGGCCTTGACGATGGCTAGCTGCGCATCATATAAAGCCCAATTCGCAGACAAATACCCGCCGTCTTTATTGGAGTCGGAATACCCCAACACGACTTCTTGGACGTCTTCGCGCCCGCGCAAGTATCCGCGGTAAAGGTCAACTTCCCATAGTTCTTGAAGGATCTCCGCGCCAGCCTTCAAGTCTTCAATGGTTTCAAAAAGCGGTGCGATGTCCACTGAACCCACGAGGCGTTGCTGGGCTGGGTTAAAGCTTATGATGCCTACTTCTTTGAGCAGTACCATCGGTTCCAAAATATCGCTGACTGTACCGGTCATTGAAACAATGCAGTGCGGGACAACACCTGGCCCCAGTAACTCGACGGCCTGGGCTGCTGCCCGGAAGATCCCTAGTTCGCGTTCCGTGTCTGCACTGAAGTCTTGTGACCACGGGAAGACCAGTGGGCGAGCAGAGGTGAGCTCAGCTACTAGTAGTTCACGCTTGGCGCTCTCATCCAGGCTGGCGTAGCCGGCATCTGTTGCAGTAACGCCCGCGGCAGCGAAAAGTTCGTCCAAGACGGCCTCGAAAGACTCCGAGTTCTGACGCAGATCCAAAGCATTGAGGTGGAAGCCAAAAGTATCCACGGCAGAAAGAATTCGCAGCAGCCTATCGTCGGCGATGATCGCATCATTAAATTGCCGCAAAGACCGGTCAATAACCTGCAAATCCGCGCGAAACTGGGTCGGGGAGGCATAAGGTGAAAATTCCCCAGACTCAGCTGCGGCTTCTCCTGCAACGGCTGCGCGGGTAGCTACCATGCGTCCGTGCACTCCGTGGATTGCCCTGCGGTAAGGCTCATCGACGCGGCTTGGAATATCGTTTCTCCCGCGCGTGGCCAGTTCTTGTAATTCCGCGGAACTTTCTGAATAGCGGTCTGATAAGCTCAGTTCTTTTTCTAGTGCTGCGAGCTCATCAACGTAGTATTCCAGGATGGTATCCGCGGCCTGTCGCGTCGCGTAGGTCAAAGTATCGCCGGTGACATAAGGATTGCCATCGTGGTCGCCGCCGATCCATGACCCTGTGCGCACAACTTGCCGGTTGGGCACTGATGCGCCGAAGACATCGCGAAGCCCGGCGATGGTGTCGCGGTTAATCGCCGGCACCTGCTCTAAGAGGCTGCGCTTGAAGTAGCGCAGACCTACGTTTACTTCATCTTCGATCTGTGGCCGTGCAATGCGAATTAACGCGGTTTGCCACAGGATGGTCATGCGCAGGTGAGCCTCGCGTTCAATCTCAGCAAGACGGGCTTCAAGCCGTGCTGTTTGCGGTTGGGCCAAGATGCTGTGGCGCTCACGCAATAGCGCCACGATGCGCTCCTGGACATCAAATACCGTACGACGCCGTGTCTCCGTGGGGTGTGCGGTAAAAACAGGGGAGACTTGCGCGGCATCCAAGATACGGGTGACATCACTTGTTTTGATGTCTTTCGCCGCCTTGAGCTTGCCCAAAACCCCATGCAGGGAAGCATCGGGAGCCTGTGCACCAGCATCCTCGCGGGCTGCAAGCGCCGTTTCATCGTCGAGGTCCTCTGCGATATTCGCCATCAGCGCAAAGTGGCTGAAAGAACGCGCAACGAGGTTGATGCGGTTTTCATCGATAGTCCGGAAGGTCGCCAGCAAGGCCTCAGCTTTTTCCTCACCGCGCGCCACCCCGAAGGCCAAGCGGCGAGTGCTTTCCACCAACTCAAATACATCTTCGCCTTCTTGCTCGGCAATTACTCGGCCGAGGATGCGTCCTAGCAGTCGGATATCATCGCGCACCTGTTCACTCATTGCAGTGGGGTTCCTTTCCAGCGAAACGTCAGTGCTATTGAACATAGTCGCTGCGTTGCGCTTGCGCGGCGGAATTTACAAAACGGGTGTAACAAAATTAGCAACGAACGTGCTTTCTGCAATCCGTGCATCGACGTTTAAGGTAAGTGGCATGAACGATCCCACCCGTTTAGATGAAGTCCTGCGCGCGGTAAAAGGCGCGTGGGCTGGCCAGCCGGATTTGAGTTTGCCAACGTTGATGGCAATGGCAGCCACGCAAGGCATTGGGTGGGGCAGTAGTGATGACGAGCTCGTTGATTATCTCGCGGAGCTTGCGCAGCAATATCCGGCGGAGCTTAAACCTGGGGACCTGGCTGATGGCTCGGGGTACATGCTGTCCTTAATGGATAATGCCATGAGCATTTCGCTTATTGATGCCCACGTTATCGTCCACGCCCCACACCGTAAACAAACCGTGGTGTGGAAATTTGCCTCCTTCCGCACCATGTCGCCAGGATTTCCATTGGTCATTACTGATGGGGAAGGGATCGACCACCGCCTAGGAGTAATCGAGCGCATTATCCGCATGGATATACAACAAAAGCGCGAGAGCCTGCAAGGGCTTACTCGCGCCGAAATTGGGGATGTCGTCCACGTTGTTACTACCGACGATGGCACGACTATTAGATTGTCGCGGCGTGTAGATATTGTTGCAGCTGCAAGGCGCAGCCTGGAGGTGGAATCCCAGCAGTGGACGAGGGTTGTTCAGCATTCACCGTTGGTTATTGAACTAGCGGGAGGAACCACGATGAACCTTGGAACCCCCGCAACCGTCTTGCTCGCTGCTACTTAGAGACCTTGTCGAAGTGCAGGTTATAGACCGTGCGCACCGCGGCATCGGGAAAAGCTGCGCGGAAGTCACGTTCGGTCTCTTCGACCAAGCGGCGTACATCAGTGAGCTCCGTGGTGGCCCGCGCCAATACGGTAAAGGTCAAAGTTTGCTGCTTTTCGATGACATTTACTTTGCTCTTGGCACTTTGAATACCAGGCTGTTGCGCCAATGATTGCGCAATGCCTTGACCCGCGCTATTGAAAAGCGTGGTGACAGAACCTGCGTCATCACTAACAGCAGACTCGACGGCGTTGAAGCGGTGTGAGCGCACGTTAGTGATGGTCAGCCACAGACCGAGAAAAAGCGCGATGATACCGGTGGCAATCAAAACGTAGATATACCAGCTTTGTTCGGGGATGCCAGCCCACACATCGTGTTGTACCCACCTGGCCAGTTCAGTGGCAAAGGCGACGTTGAAGTACATCAGTATGGGCCAGATTCCCAATACGATGAGCACCAGCGCCAGCAGAATGAAGATTGTGCGGTCTAGTCCGCGTAATGCCTTAGACATTGTTTCCCAACTCCTGCTTCTTTTCTACTTCGACGCTGACTTCAATTTTGGTGCCCAGCTGCGAAAGTGAATGCTTAACGCTGTCGCTGACGCGCTGAGCAAGCATCGGATCATCGACATCGCCAGCAATGGTGACTTCGACTTTGAGGCC
Protein-coding regions in this window:
- the fusA gene encoding elongation factor G, with amino-acid sequence MAQEVLKDLKKVRNIGIMAHIDAGKTTTTERILFYTGINRKVGETHDGASTTDWMEQEKERGITITSAAVTCFWEGNQVNIIDTPGHVDFTVEVERSLRVLDGAIAVFDGKEGVEPQSEQVWRQAAKYDVPRICFVNKMDKMGADFYYTVGTIVDRLGAKPLVMQLPIGAEDDFDGVVDLLEMKALMWPGKVEIGTEATVAEIPADLVDRANEYREKLVETVAESDEELMEKYFAGEEITIPELKAAIRKLVVNSEIYPVYCGTAYRNKGIQPLLDAVIDYLPNPLDVGEVHGHAVGNEDEELVRKPSIDSPFSGLAFKLAAHPFFGQLIFVRVYSGKVTPGDEVQNTTKGKKERIGKLFQMHANKENPVEEAVAGNIYAIIGLKDTTTGDTLSDRANPIILESMDFPDPVIKVSIEPKTKADQEKLGTAIQKLAAEDPTFTVELDEESGQTVIGGMGELHLDVLVDRMKREYKVEANIGNPQVAYRETIRKSVESLDYTHKKQTGGSGQFAKVIVTIEPYNPDPAELEEGESATYKFENAVTGGRIPREYIPSVDAGIQDAMQYGYLAGFPLVNVKATLEDGAYHDVDSSEMAFKLAGSQVLKEAVAKAKPVLLEPVMAVEVTTPEEFMGDVIGDINSRRGQVNAMEDRAGAKLVKAKVPLSEMFGYVGDLRSRTQGRANYSMVFDSYAEVPSSVAQEIIEERTGAK
- the tuf gene encoding elongation factor Tu gives rise to the protein MAKAKFERSKPHVNIGTIGHVDHGKTTTTAAITKVLADQYPEENEAFAYDMIDKAPEEKERGITINISHVEYSTPKRHYAHVDAPGHADYIKNMITGAAQMDGAILVVAATDGPMPQTREHVLLARQVGVPYILVALNKCDMVDDEEIIELVEMEVRELLAEQEFDEEAPIVHISALGALNGEEKWVQSIVDLMQACDDSIPDPVRETDKPFLMPIEDIFTITGRGTVVTGRVERGQLNVNEDIEIIGIQEKSLSTTVTGIEMFRKMMDYTEAGDNCGLLLRGTKREEVERGQVAIKPGAYTPHRKFEGSVYVLKKEEGGRHTPFMDNYRPQFYFRTTDVTGVVKLPEGVEMVMPGDNVDMSVELIQPVAMDEGLRFAIREGSRTVGAGRVTKVVE
- the ppc gene encoding phosphoenolpyruvate carboxylase, with product MSEQVRDDIRLLGRILGRVIAEQEGEDVFELVESTRRLAFGVARGEEKAEALLATFRTIDENRINLVARSFSHFALMANIAEDLDDETALAAREDAGAQAPDASLHGVLGKLKAAKDIKTSDVTRILDAAQVSPVFTAHPTETRRRTVFDVQERIVALLRERHSILAQPQTARLEARLAEIEREAHLRMTILWQTALIRIARPQIEDEVNVGLRYFKRSLLEQVPAINRDTIAGLRDVFGASVPNRQVVRTGSWIGGDHDGNPYVTGDTLTYATRQAADTILEYYVDELAALEKELSLSDRYSESSAELQELATRGRNDIPSRVDEPYRRAIHGVHGRMVATRAAVAGEAAAESGEFSPYASPTQFRADLQVIDRSLRQFNDAIIADDRLLRILSAVDTFGFHLNALDLRQNSESFEAVLDELFAAAGVTATDAGYASLDESAKRELLVAELTSARPLVFPWSQDFSADTERELGIFRAAAQAVELLGPGVVPHCIVSMTGTVSDILEPMVLLKEVGIISFNPAQQRLVGSVDIAPLFETIEDLKAGAEILQELWEVDLYRGYLRGREDVQEVVLGYSDSNKDGGYLSANWALYDAQLAIVKACDTHGIGLRFSHGRGGAVGRGGGPTYDAILAQPEGAVRGSVRITEQGEVISARYGTASTARRHLEAFVAGTLEASLLDTEKLKEPERAYGIMRDIASLAGEKYAQLVRDDSGFIDYFTQSTPLHEIGDLNMGSRPTARKQTESIGDLRAIPWVLSWSQSRVNLPGWFGVGTGIMRWAGEDETRWQDLRKLYQAWPFFRSVLDNMAQVMGKASMNLAQIYSTLVDDSAVSQRVFNTILDEYELTKEVFFRITGHDSLMAGNERLERSVQRRYPYLLPLNAIQIELLRRYRAGEDTFLVSKTIQVTMNGLATGLRTSG